In one Rhea pennata isolate bPtePen1 chromosome 17, bPtePen1.pri, whole genome shotgun sequence genomic region, the following are encoded:
- the ATP2A2 gene encoding sarcoplasmic/endoplasmic reticulum calcium ATPase 2 isoform X1, translated as MENAHTKTVEEVLAYFGVNESTGLSLEQVKKLKEKWGSNELPAEEGKTLLELVIEQFEDLLVRILLLAACISFVLAWFEEGEETITAFVEPFVILLILVANAIVGVWQERNAENAIEALKEYEPEMGKVYRQDRKSVQRIKARDIVPGDIVEVAVGDKVPADIRITSIKSTTLRVDQSILTGESVSVIKHTDPVPDPRAVNQDKKNMLFSGTNIAAGKAMGVVIATGVNTEIGKIRDEMVATEQERTPLQQKLDEFGEQLSKVISLICIAVWIINIGHFNDPVHGGSWIRGAIYYFKIAVALAVAAIPEGLPAVITTCLALGTRRMAKKNAIVRSLPSVETLGCTSVICSDKTGTLTTNQMSVCRMFVLDRVEGDSCSLNEFTVTGSTYAPMGEVHKDDKLIKCSQYDGLVELATICALCNDSSLDYNEAKGVYEKVGEATETALTCLVEKMNVFDTDLKGLSRIERANACNSVIKQLMKKEFTLEFSRDRKSMSVYCTPNKPSRTSMSKMFVKGAPEGVIDRCTHVRVGNAKIPLTSGIKQKIMSVIREWGTGRDTLRCLALATHDNPPRKEEMNLEDSSNFINYETNLTFVGCVGMLDPPRIEVASSIKLCKQAGIRVIMITGDNKGTAVAICRRIGIFVEDEDVSTKAFTGREFDELSLAAQRDACHHARCFARVEPSHKSKIVEFLQSFDEITAMTGDGVNDAPALKKAEIGIAMGSGTAVAKTASEMVLADDNFSTIVAAVEEGRAIYNNMKQFIRYLISSNVGEVVCIFLTAALGFPEALIPVQLLWVNLVTDGLPATALGFNPPDLDIMNKPPRNPKEPLISGWLFFRYLAIGCYVGAATVGAAAWWFIAADGGPRVTFYQLSHFLQCKEDNPDFSGVDCVVFESPYPMTMALSVLVTIEMCNALNSLSENQSLMRMPPWENIWLVGAICLSMSLHFLILYVEPLPIIFQITPLNVTQWLMVLKISLPVILLDETLKYVARNYLEPGKDSVRPATKPCSLSACTEGVSWPFVFITMPLVIWLYSTDTNFSDMFWS; from the exons GTCCTGGCCTGGTTTGAAGAAGGTGAAGAAACAATCACAGCATTTGTAGAGCCTTTTGTAATCTTACTTATATTAGTAGCCAATGCAATTGTGGGAGTATGGCAG gaaagaaatgctgaaaatgctaTTGAAGCTCTTAAAGAATACGAACCTGAAATGGGCAAAGTATATCGACAAGATCGAAAAAGTGTACAGAGAATTAAAGCAAGAGACATTGTCCCAGGTGATATTGTAGAAGTGGCAG tTGGAGATAAGGTTCCGGCTGATATAAGAATTACTTCTATCAAATCTACAACTCTAAGGGTAGACCAGTCAATTCTCACAG GTGAATCTGTATCTGTTATTAAACATACTGACCCTGTGCCTGATCCTCGTGCCGTAAACCAAGACAAgaagaatatgcttttttct GGTACTAACATTGCTGCTGGTAAAGCTATGGGAGTGGTTATTGCAACAGGAGTAAACACTGAAATTGGCAAAATTCGTGATGAGATGGTGGCTACTGAACAAGAGAGAACTCCACTCCAACAGAAACTGGATGAATTTGGCGAGCAGCTGTCTAAAGTCATCTCACTTATCTGCATTGCTGTTTGGATAATAAACATCGGTCACTTCAATGATCCAGTTCATGGTGGCTCCTGGATTCGAGGTGCTATctattactttaaaattgctGTTGCTCTTGCTGTTGCTGCTATTCCTGAGGGTCTGCCTGCTGTCATTACCACCTGCTTGGCTCTTGGAACTCGCAGAATGGCCAAGAAGAATGCTATTGTTAGAAGTCTTCCCTCAGTGGAAACCTTGGGGTGCACCTCGGTTATTTGTTCTGACAAGACTGGTACTCTGACCACCAATCAGATGTCAGTTTGCAGG atgtttGTCCTGGACCGAGTAGAAGGAGATAGCTGTTCTCTGAATGAATTTACTGTAACAGGTTCAACATATGCTCCCATGGGAGAAGT GCATAAAGATGACAAACTTATTAAATGTAGCCAGTATGACGGTCTTGTGGAACTTGCAACGATCTGTGCACTCTGTAATGATTCTTCTTTGGATTACAATGAA GCAAAGGGAGTATATGAAAAAGTTGGCGAAGCCACAGAGACAGCACTTACCTGTCTGGTTGAAAAGATGAATGTATTTGACACGGACTTGAAAGGACTTTCTAGAATTGAACGTGCAAATGCTTGCAACTCG GTGATAAAACAACTTATGAAGAAAGAGTTCACTCTAGAATTCTCAAGAGACAGGAAATCAATGTCTGTCTACTGCACACCGAACAAACCAAGCCGTACATCCATGAGCAAGATGTTTGTTAAG GGTGCTCCTGAAGGTGTAATCGACAGATGTACGCATGTCCGTGTTGGAAATGCTAAAATACCATTAACATCAGGaattaagcagaaaataatgtCTGTTATTAGAGAGTGGGGAACTGGCAGAGACACACTGCGCTGCTTGGCTCTAGCAACCCATGACAATCCAcccagaaaagaagaaatgaatctTGAGGACTCCTCAAATTTCATCAATTATGAG ACCAACTTGACATTTGTTGGTTGTGTGGGTATGCTGGATCCTCCAAGAATTGAAGTAGCTTCATCTATAAAGCTGTGTAAACAAGCTGGTATTAGAGTTATTATGATCACTGGTGATAATAAAGGCACAGCAGTAGCCATTTGCCGTCGGATCGGTATCTTTGTGGAAGATGAAGATGTTTCTACAAAAGCCTTTACTGGCCGTGAATTTGATGAACTTTCGCTAGCtgcacagagagatgcctgtCACCATGCCCGCTGCTTTGCCCGGGTAGAACCTTCCCACAAGTCTAAAATTGTTGAGTTTCTTCAGTCTTTTGATGAGATTACAGCTATG ACAGGTGATGGTGTCAATGATGCTCCTgcactgaagaaagcagaaattggAATTGCTATGGGGTCTGGTACTGCAGTGGCtaaaactgcttctgaaatgGTTTTAGCAGATGATAATTTCTCAACTATTGTAGCTGCTGTGGAAGAAGGACGTGCAATTTATAACAACATGAAACAATTCATCCGTTACCTGATCTCCTCCAATGTTGGAGAAGTTGTTTG TATCTTCTTGACTGCTGCTCTGGGTTTTCCTGAAGCTCTAATTCCTGTCCAACTGTTATGGGTAAACCTTGTGACGGATGGTCTCCCTGCTACTGCTCTGGGCTTTAATCCTCCTGATCTTGATATCATGAATAAGCCTCCCCGCAACCCAAAAGAGCCACTGATCAGTGGATGGCTCTTCTTCCGTTACCTAGCTATTGGAT gTTATGTTGGAGCTGCTACAgtgggtgctgctgcttggtggTTTATCGCTGCTGATGGTGGTCCAAGAGTAACCTTTTATCAACTG AGccattttctgcagtgcaaaGAGGACAACCCAGATTTCTCAGGTGTCGACTGTGTGGTTTTTGAGTCTCCATATCCTATGACAATGGCGCTGTCTGTTCTTGTCACTATAGAGATGTGCAATGCTCTCAACAG TTTATCAGAAAATCAGTCCTTAATGAGGATGCCCCCATGGGAAAATATCTGGCTGGTGGGCGCTATTTGCTTGTCCATGTCACTCCACTTCCTTATCCTTTATGTGGAACCGCTGCCA attatCTTCCAGATCACACCTCTGAATGTGACACAATGGCTGATGGTGTTGAAAATCTCACTACCTGTCATTCTGCTGGACGAAACACTTAAATACGTGGCCCGTAACTACCTGGAACCTGGTAAAGATAGTGTGCGGCCTGCCACCAAACCATGTTCTTTGTCAGCATGCACCGAAGGAGTTTCCTGGCCGTTTGTGTTCATTACTATGCCCCTGGTTATCTGGCTTTACAGCACAGACACTAACTTTAGTGATATGTTCTGGTCTTGA
- the ATP2A2 gene encoding sarcoplasmic/endoplasmic reticulum calcium ATPase 2 isoform X2: MENAHTKTVEEVLAYFGVNESTGLSLEQVKKLKEKWGSNELPAEEGKTLLELVIEQFEDLLVRILLLAACISFVLAWFEEGEETITAFVEPFVILLILVANAIVGVWQERNAENAIEALKEYEPEMGKVYRQDRKSVQRIKARDIVPGDIVEVAVGDKVPADIRITSIKSTTLRVDQSILTGESVSVIKHTDPVPDPRAVNQDKKNMLFSGTNIAAGKAMGVVIATGVNTEIGKIRDEMVATEQERTPLQQKLDEFGEQLSKVISLICIAVWIINIGHFNDPVHGGSWIRGAIYYFKIAVALAVAAIPEGLPAVITTCLALGTRRMAKKNAIVRSLPSVETLGCTSVICSDKTGTLTTNQMSVCRMFVLDRVEGDSCSLNEFTVTGSTYAPMGEVHKDDKLIKCSQYDGLVELATICALCNDSSLDYNEAKGVYEKVGEATETALTCLVEKMNVFDTDLKGLSRIERANACNSVIKQLMKKEFTLEFSRDRKSMSVYCTPNKPSRTSMSKMFVKGAPEGVIDRCTHVRVGNAKIPLTSGIKQKIMSVIREWGTGRDTLRCLALATHDNPPRKEEMNLEDSSNFINYETNLTFVGCVGMLDPPRIEVASSIKLCKQAGIRVIMITGDNKGTAVAICRRIGIFVEDEDVSTKAFTGREFDELSLAAQRDACHHARCFARVEPSHKSKIVEFLQSFDEITAMTGDGVNDAPALKKAEIGIAMGSGTAVAKTASEMVLADDNFSTIVAAVEEGRAIYNNMKQFIRYLISSNVGEVVCIFLTAALGFPEALIPVQLLWVNLVTDGLPATALGFNPPDLDIMNKPPRNPKEPLISGWLFFRYLAIGCYVGAATVGAAAWWFIAADGGPRVTFYQLSHFLQCKEDNPDFSGVDCVVFESPYPMTMALSVLVTIEMCNALNSLSENQSLMRMPPWENIWLVGAICLSMSLHFLILYVEPLPIIFQITPLNVTQWLMVLKISLPVILLDETLKYVARNYLEPAILE, translated from the exons GTCCTGGCCTGGTTTGAAGAAGGTGAAGAAACAATCACAGCATTTGTAGAGCCTTTTGTAATCTTACTTATATTAGTAGCCAATGCAATTGTGGGAGTATGGCAG gaaagaaatgctgaaaatgctaTTGAAGCTCTTAAAGAATACGAACCTGAAATGGGCAAAGTATATCGACAAGATCGAAAAAGTGTACAGAGAATTAAAGCAAGAGACATTGTCCCAGGTGATATTGTAGAAGTGGCAG tTGGAGATAAGGTTCCGGCTGATATAAGAATTACTTCTATCAAATCTACAACTCTAAGGGTAGACCAGTCAATTCTCACAG GTGAATCTGTATCTGTTATTAAACATACTGACCCTGTGCCTGATCCTCGTGCCGTAAACCAAGACAAgaagaatatgcttttttct GGTACTAACATTGCTGCTGGTAAAGCTATGGGAGTGGTTATTGCAACAGGAGTAAACACTGAAATTGGCAAAATTCGTGATGAGATGGTGGCTACTGAACAAGAGAGAACTCCACTCCAACAGAAACTGGATGAATTTGGCGAGCAGCTGTCTAAAGTCATCTCACTTATCTGCATTGCTGTTTGGATAATAAACATCGGTCACTTCAATGATCCAGTTCATGGTGGCTCCTGGATTCGAGGTGCTATctattactttaaaattgctGTTGCTCTTGCTGTTGCTGCTATTCCTGAGGGTCTGCCTGCTGTCATTACCACCTGCTTGGCTCTTGGAACTCGCAGAATGGCCAAGAAGAATGCTATTGTTAGAAGTCTTCCCTCAGTGGAAACCTTGGGGTGCACCTCGGTTATTTGTTCTGACAAGACTGGTACTCTGACCACCAATCAGATGTCAGTTTGCAGG atgtttGTCCTGGACCGAGTAGAAGGAGATAGCTGTTCTCTGAATGAATTTACTGTAACAGGTTCAACATATGCTCCCATGGGAGAAGT GCATAAAGATGACAAACTTATTAAATGTAGCCAGTATGACGGTCTTGTGGAACTTGCAACGATCTGTGCACTCTGTAATGATTCTTCTTTGGATTACAATGAA GCAAAGGGAGTATATGAAAAAGTTGGCGAAGCCACAGAGACAGCACTTACCTGTCTGGTTGAAAAGATGAATGTATTTGACACGGACTTGAAAGGACTTTCTAGAATTGAACGTGCAAATGCTTGCAACTCG GTGATAAAACAACTTATGAAGAAAGAGTTCACTCTAGAATTCTCAAGAGACAGGAAATCAATGTCTGTCTACTGCACACCGAACAAACCAAGCCGTACATCCATGAGCAAGATGTTTGTTAAG GGTGCTCCTGAAGGTGTAATCGACAGATGTACGCATGTCCGTGTTGGAAATGCTAAAATACCATTAACATCAGGaattaagcagaaaataatgtCTGTTATTAGAGAGTGGGGAACTGGCAGAGACACACTGCGCTGCTTGGCTCTAGCAACCCATGACAATCCAcccagaaaagaagaaatgaatctTGAGGACTCCTCAAATTTCATCAATTATGAG ACCAACTTGACATTTGTTGGTTGTGTGGGTATGCTGGATCCTCCAAGAATTGAAGTAGCTTCATCTATAAAGCTGTGTAAACAAGCTGGTATTAGAGTTATTATGATCACTGGTGATAATAAAGGCACAGCAGTAGCCATTTGCCGTCGGATCGGTATCTTTGTGGAAGATGAAGATGTTTCTACAAAAGCCTTTACTGGCCGTGAATTTGATGAACTTTCGCTAGCtgcacagagagatgcctgtCACCATGCCCGCTGCTTTGCCCGGGTAGAACCTTCCCACAAGTCTAAAATTGTTGAGTTTCTTCAGTCTTTTGATGAGATTACAGCTATG ACAGGTGATGGTGTCAATGATGCTCCTgcactgaagaaagcagaaattggAATTGCTATGGGGTCTGGTACTGCAGTGGCtaaaactgcttctgaaatgGTTTTAGCAGATGATAATTTCTCAACTATTGTAGCTGCTGTGGAAGAAGGACGTGCAATTTATAACAACATGAAACAATTCATCCGTTACCTGATCTCCTCCAATGTTGGAGAAGTTGTTTG TATCTTCTTGACTGCTGCTCTGGGTTTTCCTGAAGCTCTAATTCCTGTCCAACTGTTATGGGTAAACCTTGTGACGGATGGTCTCCCTGCTACTGCTCTGGGCTTTAATCCTCCTGATCTTGATATCATGAATAAGCCTCCCCGCAACCCAAAAGAGCCACTGATCAGTGGATGGCTCTTCTTCCGTTACCTAGCTATTGGAT gTTATGTTGGAGCTGCTACAgtgggtgctgctgcttggtggTTTATCGCTGCTGATGGTGGTCCAAGAGTAACCTTTTATCAACTG AGccattttctgcagtgcaaaGAGGACAACCCAGATTTCTCAGGTGTCGACTGTGTGGTTTTTGAGTCTCCATATCCTATGACAATGGCGCTGTCTGTTCTTGTCACTATAGAGATGTGCAATGCTCTCAACAG TTTATCAGAAAATCAGTCCTTAATGAGGATGCCCCCATGGGAAAATATCTGGCTGGTGGGCGCTATTTGCTTGTCCATGTCACTCCACTTCCTTATCCTTTATGTGGAACCGCTGCCA attatCTTCCAGATCACACCTCTGAATGTGACACAATGGCTGATGGTGTTGAAAATCTCACTACCTGTCATTCTGCTGGACGAAACACTTAAATACGTGGCCCGTAACTACCTGGAACCTG